The Panicum virgatum strain AP13 chromosome 5K, P.virgatum_v5, whole genome shotgun sequence genome has a window encoding:
- the LOC120709112 gene encoding transcription factor TCP20-like: MDPKFPTPPPLNKTEPTTATTTTTTSSTAQQQHQQLDPKDYQHQQPAQHQEQHHHHLQIQIRQPPQQDGGGGGAKEQQLQVAAPAGERRVALAPKRSSNKDRHTKVDGRGRRIRMPALCAARIFQLTRELGHKSDGETVQWLLQQAEPAIVAATGTGTIPASALASVAPSLPSPNSGLARPHHHHAPHMWAPPTASAGFSSPAFLNSAGAGAGDAAGIGGLMQRMGLPAGLEMPAGGAAGGTLGAGGHIGFAPMFAGHAMPGLELGLSQDGHIGVLAAHAQSISQFYHQVGAAGASGQLQHQHHHHQQQEDGEDEDAESDEESGQ, encoded by the coding sequence ATGGACCCCAAGTTCCCCACACCCCCACCGCTAAACAAAACGGAGCCCACCACCGcgacgaccaccaccaccacctcctcgaccgcgcagcagcagcatcagcagctGGATCCCAAGGACTACCAGCATCAGCAGCCGGCGCAGCACCAggagcagcaccaccaccacctgcaAATCCAAATCCGCCAGCCGCCACAGCaggacgggggcggcggcggcgccaaggagcagcagctgcaggtggcggcgccggcaggGGAGCGGAGGGTGGCGCTCGCGCCCAAGCGGAGCTCCAACAAGGACCGCCACACCAAGGTCGATGGCCGGGGCCGCCGGATCCGGATGCCCGCGCTCTGCGCCGCGCGGATCTTCCAGCTCACCAGGGAGCTCGGCCACAAGTCCGACGGCGAGACGGTCCAGTGGCTGCTGCAGCAGGCCGAGCCGGCCAtcgtcgccgccaccggcacGGGCACCATACCGGCGTCCGCGCTCGCCTCCGTCGCGCCCTCGCTCCCGTCGCCCAACTCAGGGCTCGCCAggccgcaccaccaccacgcgccCCACATGTGGGCGCCGCCCACCGCTTCAGCCGGCTTCTCCTCGCCGGCCTTCTTGAattccgccggcgccggcgccggcgacgccgctggTATCGGCGGCCTCATGCAGCGGATGGGGCTCCCCGCTGGCCTCGAGATGCccgccgggggcgccgccggagggaccctcggcgccggcggccacatCGGCTTCGCGCCCATGTTCGCCGGACACGCCATGCCGGGGCTCGAGCTTGGGCTCTCGCAGGATGGCCACATCGGCGTGCTCGCGGCGCACGCGCAGTCGATCAGCCAGTTCTACCACCAGGTCGGAGCTGCGGGGGCCAGCGGCCAGCTGCAGCACCAGCATCACCATcaccagcagcaggaggacggtGAGGACGAGGACGCTGAGTCCGATGAAGAGTCCGGCCAGTAG